The following are from one region of the Methyloversatilis discipulorum genome:
- a CDS encoding VIT1/CCC1 transporter family protein, producing MTASADRYQSNLRDELDGAALYAALAEAESDPVRRDLFRQLAEAEAAHAQLWRSKLEAAGVRPEAFRPSFRTRVLAALAKRFGPSFVLPSVATAEFADRDKYAGQADAASLSAEERSHAAVLEAAVSQPRGMSGAAIAKGERWHRGGSGNELRASVLGANDGLVSNLCLVMGVAGAGAPAQTILLTGLAGLIAGAVSMALGEWLSVTNSREFAQAQMAAEAAELEETPEAERKELALIFQAKGLAREDAQRVATELMRDKKAALDTLMREELGIDPAELGGNPWSAAGFSFMLFAAGALFPVLPFFFTAGLPGMLWSGGLSAAALAAIGLATSLFSGRGPVFSVLRQVLIGAAAAGVTYGTGALIGVSLA from the coding sequence ATGACCGCTTCCGCTGACCGTTACCAGTCCAATCTGCGCGACGAGCTCGACGGCGCCGCGCTTTACGCCGCGCTGGCGGAGGCCGAGTCCGATCCGGTCCGGCGCGACCTGTTCCGCCAGCTGGCGGAGGCCGAGGCGGCACATGCGCAGCTGTGGCGCAGCAAGCTCGAGGCTGCAGGTGTCAGGCCGGAGGCGTTCCGGCCGAGCTTCCGCACGCGCGTGCTGGCGGCGCTGGCGAAGCGCTTCGGGCCATCCTTCGTGCTGCCGTCGGTGGCGACCGCCGAATTCGCCGACCGCGACAAGTACGCCGGCCAGGCCGACGCGGCGTCGCTGTCGGCGGAAGAGCGTTCGCACGCGGCGGTGCTGGAGGCGGCGGTGAGCCAGCCGCGCGGCATGAGTGGTGCCGCCATCGCCAAGGGCGAGCGCTGGCACCGCGGCGGCTCGGGTAACGAACTGCGGGCGTCGGTGTTGGGCGCGAACGACGGGCTGGTGTCCAACCTCTGCCTGGTGATGGGCGTGGCCGGCGCCGGTGCGCCGGCGCAGACCATCCTGCTGACCGGGCTGGCCGGCCTGATCGCCGGTGCGGTGTCGATGGCGCTGGGCGAATGGCTGTCGGTCACCAATTCGCGCGAGTTCGCGCAGGCGCAGATGGCGGCCGAGGCCGCCGAACTGGAAGAGACGCCGGAGGCCGAGCGCAAGGAGCTGGCGCTCATCTTCCAGGCCAAGGGCTTGGCCCGCGAGGATGCGCAGCGCGTGGCGACCGAACTGATGCGCGACAAGAAGGCGGCGCTGGACACGCTGATGCGCGAGGAACTGGGCATCGATCCGGCCGAGCTGGGCGGCAACCCGTGGAGCGCGGCCGGCTTTTCCTTCATGCTGTTCGCGGCTGGTGCGCTGTTCCCGGTGCTGCCCTTCTTCTTCACCGCGGGTCTGCCCGGCATGCTGTGGAGCGGCGGCCTGTCGGCGGCTGCACTGGCCGCGATAGGGCTGGCGACTTCGCTGTTCAGCGGGCGCGGCCCGGTGTTTTCGGTGCTGCGTCAGGTGCTGATTGGCGCCGCGGCGGCGGGCGTCACCTACGGCACCGGCGCGCTGATCGGGGTGTCGCTGGCCTGA
- a CDS encoding demethoxyubiquinone hydroxylase family protein yields MNAPEQPDTLTVLYDGGCPLCRREIAHVKGLADRRQDSALCFVDISADAPDSACFAAERTALLARFHVQRANGSRLDGAAAFVAMWARLPGWRWLARLAQLPGVLPLLERAYCGFLRVRPWLQARARRFEPAAAAQALSPWLARELRSDHAGETGAVFIYRGIAAVARWRGDEVLEAFARRHGDTETEHLRLIESWLPPPQRSRLLGPWRVAGWLTGALPALFGRRATWATIAAVETFVDRHYQQQIDYLHAHGGPDGLLPLLLHCQADERAHRDEATSLQVSPAPWPLRVWCALVGAGSAAAVMVARRL; encoded by the coding sequence TTGAACGCGCCAGAACAGCCGGACACGCTGACCGTGCTTTACGACGGCGGATGCCCCTTGTGCCGGCGCGAGATCGCGCACGTGAAGGGGCTGGCGGACCGGCGGCAGGACAGTGCGCTGTGCTTTGTCGACATCAGTGCCGACGCGCCCGACAGCGCGTGTTTCGCGGCCGAGCGGACGGCCTTGCTCGCGCGCTTCCACGTGCAGCGCGCCAACGGCTCGCGGCTGGACGGCGCCGCCGCCTTCGTCGCGATGTGGGCCCGCCTGCCCGGCTGGCGCTGGCTGGCACGCCTGGCGCAGCTCCCCGGCGTGCTGCCACTGCTGGAGCGGGCCTATTGCGGCTTCCTGCGCGTCCGGCCGTGGCTGCAGGCGCGGGCCCGTCGCTTCGAACCGGCTGCAGCGGCGCAGGCGCTGTCGCCCTGGCTCGCGCGCGAACTGCGTTCGGACCACGCCGGCGAAACCGGCGCGGTATTCATCTACCGAGGCATCGCGGCAGTCGCCCGATGGCGGGGCGATGAGGTGCTGGAGGCCTTTGCACGACGTCACGGCGACACCGAAACAGAACACCTGCGCCTGATCGAGAGCTGGCTGCCGCCGCCGCAGCGCAGTCGCCTGCTCGGCCCGTGGCGCGTCGCCGGCTGGCTGACCGGCGCCCTGCCCGCACTGTTCGGTCGACGCGCCACCTGGGCCACCATTGCCGCGGTCGAAACCTTCGTCGATCGCCACTACCAGCAGCAGATCGATTACCTGCACGCCCACGGCGGGCCCGACGGACTGCTGCCGCTGCTGCTGCACTGTCAAGCTGACGAGCGCGCGCACCGGGACGAGGCCACGTCGCTGCAGGTCAGCCCCGCACCGTGGCCGCTGCGCGTCTGGTGCGCGCTGGTTGGCGCCGGCTCGGCCGCCGCCGTAATGGTCGCGCGCCGGCTCTGA
- a CDS encoding DUF4149 domain-containing protein: protein MLDIVSLLLVALLFGGMLLYSFGFAAVLFSTLPAAMAGATLRRAFPHFYLFVIVTAALAALLLWPQDRTSATLLGLIALSTLPTRQLLMPAINAATDGGRKTRFKWLHGISVLVSLAHIVVSGVVLARFV, encoded by the coding sequence ATGCTCGACATCGTCAGCCTCCTGCTGGTCGCGCTGCTGTTCGGCGGCATGCTGCTCTATTCCTTCGGTTTTGCGGCCGTGCTGTTCTCCACCCTGCCCGCCGCGATGGCCGGCGCCACGCTACGTCGCGCCTTCCCGCACTTCTACCTGTTCGTAATCGTCACCGCGGCGCTGGCGGCGCTGCTGCTGTGGCCGCAGGACCGCACGTCGGCGACGCTGCTCGGCCTGATCGCGCTGAGCACGCTGCCCACGCGGCAGCTGCTGATGCCGGCCATCAACGCCGCCACCGACGGCGGACGGAAAACCCGTTTCAAGTGGTTGCACGGCATTTCGGTGCTGGTGTCGCTGGCGCACATCGTCGTGTCGGGCGTGGTACTCGCGCGCTTCGTCTGA
- a CDS encoding Hcp family type VI secretion system effector, which produces MRVPTPFRPVLMAASVALALCAGQAQAGFDYFLKLDDIKGSSTDEKHENWNEIDTFNWGFGIETVSGGPTSDITIRRPVFRDFEWTQGLDASVAKLFERASNGDVLDTVTLHATTDIEGRRATFFEMVFTDAFVTTFDLTGSSGSAPALSAALEYRTVTLKYITLKSSGAVGEEFVSSYDLSTRTGSADALAAVYAMGLSGPTVLMVPEPESWALLLAGLGLTGFAARRRARQRAGGASPAAQRPR; this is translated from the coding sequence ATGCGCGTTCCGACACCGTTCCGCCCCGTACTGATGGCCGCCTCCGTCGCGCTTGCGCTGTGCGCGGGTCAGGCGCAGGCGGGTTTCGACTACTTCCTGAAGCTGGACGACATCAAGGGCTCAAGCACCGACGAAAAGCACGAGAACTGGAACGAGATCGATACCTTCAACTGGGGCTTCGGCATCGAAACGGTCAGCGGCGGCCCTACCAGCGACATCACGATCCGTCGCCCGGTGTTCCGCGACTTCGAATGGACGCAGGGGCTCGACGCCAGTGTGGCCAAGCTGTTCGAACGGGCAAGCAATGGTGACGTGCTGGACACGGTGACGCTGCACGCGACGACGGACATCGAAGGCCGCCGCGCCACCTTCTTCGAGATGGTGTTCACCGACGCCTTCGTCACCACGTTCGACCTGACCGGCAGCAGCGGCAGCGCGCCGGCCCTGTCAGCTGCGCTCGAATACCGCACCGTCACGCTGAAGTACATCACGCTGAAATCGTCCGGCGCCGTCGGCGAAGAATTCGTCAGCAGCTATGACCTGTCGACGCGGACCGGCTCTGCCGACGCGCTGGCCGCGGTGTATGCGATGGGACTGTCCGGACCGACCGTGCTCATGGTGCCGGAGCCGGAAAGCTGGGCGCTGCTGCTCGCCGGCCTGGGGCTGACAGGTTTCGCGGCGCGGCGGCGCGCACGGCAACGTGCAGGCGGTGCGTCGCCGGCAGCTCAGCGTCCGCGGTAA
- a CDS encoding excalibur calcium-binding domain-containing protein: MRFSPCPLRMLPGALTLLACAGAAAHPGGLNAEGCHNNRRTGDYHCHRGAPARTSSSATEGAAAVPTGRAFRNCAEARAAGAAPVRAGEPGYGPHLDRDGDGIGCEPYRGR; the protein is encoded by the coding sequence ATGCGCTTCAGTCCTTGCCCCCTGCGGATGTTGCCCGGCGCGCTGACGCTGCTGGCGTGCGCCGGCGCGGCGGCCCACCCGGGCGGCCTGAACGCCGAGGGCTGCCACAACAACCGCAGGACCGGGGACTACCACTGCCACCGCGGCGCGCCGGCGCGCACCTCATCGTCAGCGACGGAAGGGGCGGCCGCGGTGCCGACCGGACGCGCCTTCCGCAACTGCGCCGAGGCGCGGGCGGCGGGCGCTGCGCCGGTCCGCGCGGGCGAGCCCGGCTACGGCCCGCACCTGGACCGCGACGGCGACGGCATCGGCTGCGAGCCTTACCGCGGACGCTGA
- a CDS encoding ABC transporter ATP-binding protein, whose protein sequence is MLGAAALLSGAQLLRLTMPWLAAQAINALQQGDMATAGRWILYLVGIYLLSWLLHGPGRVLERNVGVRVRVRLADTLYARIAAAPLAWRDGRHSGELQHRVMQASRALSDFAQNQFDYLQSAFNFVGPLVALALLSRTSGAIAVSGYVVIALIILRFDRTLMQLARAENDADRRYAAALLDFVGNAGTVIGLRLQAASRVLLGRRMEAVMAPLRRAVMVNEGKWFAVDLLGMGLTWVLVVVYVMQVREPGQAVALGTVFMIYQYAQQAAGVVASLASNFQGFARMHTDYCSAEPIWIAPGEPDAEVPAVQADASWQTLALRGATWRYGDDARGGLRGVDLELRRGTRVALIGPSGGGKSTLLRTLAGLYLPQQGELLRDGVPVPWAELRTLATLIPQEAEVFEASVEENLTFGQPADAAALQSAMHAGVFDEVLERLPDGLQSSLSERGGNLSGGQRQRLALARGALAAQGSSLLLLDEPTSALDPQAEGRVFDRMVAAFPSACIVASVHRPSLLARFDTVVVVEAGRVVDAGPRDEVLARRTH, encoded by the coding sequence ATGCTCGGGGCCGCGGCGCTGCTATCCGGCGCGCAGCTGCTGCGCCTCACCATGCCGTGGCTCGCCGCGCAGGCGATCAATGCCTTGCAGCAGGGCGACATGGCGACGGCGGGACGGTGGATTCTTTATCTGGTCGGCATCTATCTGCTGTCCTGGCTGCTGCATGGGCCGGGGCGGGTGCTGGAGCGGAATGTCGGCGTGCGGGTGCGCGTGCGGCTGGCGGATACGCTGTATGCGCGCATCGCGGCGGCGCCGCTGGCCTGGCGGGACGGGCGGCATTCGGGTGAGCTGCAGCACCGCGTGATGCAGGCGAGCCGGGCGCTGTCGGACTTCGCGCAGAACCAGTTCGACTATCTGCAGAGCGCGTTCAACTTCGTCGGTCCCCTGGTCGCGCTGGCGCTGCTGTCGCGCACCAGCGGCGCGATCGCGGTGAGCGGCTATGTGGTGATCGCGCTCATCATCCTGCGCTTCGACCGCACGTTGATGCAGCTCGCGCGCGCCGAGAACGATGCCGACCGCCGCTATGCCGCGGCGCTGCTCGATTTCGTCGGCAACGCGGGCACGGTGATCGGGCTGCGGCTGCAGGCGGCGTCGCGTGTGCTGCTGGGCCGGCGCATGGAGGCGGTGATGGCGCCGCTGCGGCGCGCGGTGATGGTGAACGAGGGCAAGTGGTTCGCCGTGGATCTGCTCGGCATGGGGCTCACCTGGGTGCTGGTGGTGGTGTATGTCATGCAGGTGCGCGAGCCGGGGCAGGCGGTGGCGCTGGGCACGGTGTTCATGATCTACCAGTACGCGCAGCAGGCGGCCGGCGTGGTGGCGTCGCTGGCGTCGAACTTCCAGGGCTTCGCGCGCATGCACACCGACTACTGCAGCGCGGAGCCGATCTGGATCGCACCCGGTGAGCCGGATGCAGAGGTGCCCGCGGTGCAGGCGGACGCGTCGTGGCAGACGCTGGCACTGCGCGGCGCCACCTGGCGCTACGGCGACGACGCGCGCGGCGGTCTGCGCGGCGTGGATCTGGAGTTGCGACGCGGCACACGCGTCGCGCTGATCGGCCCGAGCGGCGGCGGCAAGAGCACGCTGCTGCGCACGCTGGCCGGCCTCTATCTGCCGCAGCAGGGCGAACTGCTGCGCGACGGCGTGCCGGTGCCGTGGGCCGAACTGCGCACGCTCGCTACGCTGATTCCGCAGGAAGCCGAGGTGTTCGAAGCCAGCGTCGAAGAGAACCTCACCTTCGGCCAGCCGGCCGATGCGGCGGCGCTGCAGTCGGCCATGCACGCCGGCGTGTTCGACGAGGTGCTCGAGCGCCTGCCGGACGGGCTGCAGAGCAGCCTGAGCGAACGCGGCGGCAACCTCTCCGGCGGTCAGCGGCAGCGCCTGGCGCTGGCCCGCGGTGCGCTGGCGGCGCAGGGCAGTTCGCTGCTGCTGCTCGACGAACCGACCAGCGCGCTCGACCCGCAGGCCGAAGGTCGGGTGTTCGACCGCATGGTGGCGGCCTTCCCGTCGGCCTGCATCGTCGCGTCGGTACACCGGCCCAGTCTGCTCGCGCGCTTCGACACCGTGGTGGTCGTCGAGGCCGGTCGCGTGGTCGATGCCGGCCCGCGCGACGAGGTGCTGGCGCGGCGGACGCACTGA
- a CDS encoding helix-turn-helix domain-containing protein translates to MTKTRFPAVEAVSDTVKGLRSAGVTDQVTLREFDPHWLPPVEPLEPAEIKRIRESTHVSQAVFARLLNTSLSTVQKWEIGQKKPAGTALKLLHLVKKHGLEVVA, encoded by the coding sequence ATGACTAAGACGAGGTTTCCCGCTGTTGAGGCCGTGAGCGACACAGTCAAAGGATTGCGCAGTGCCGGCGTGACGGATCAGGTCACACTGCGCGAATTCGACCCACACTGGCTGCCACCGGTCGAACCTTTGGAGCCCGCGGAAATAAAGCGCATCCGCGAAAGCACGCATGTCAGTCAAGCGGTTTTTGCGCGACTACTGAACACGAGTCTTTCGACCGTTCAGAAATGGGAGATCGGGCAGAAGAAGCCAGCGGGCACTGCGCTCAAGCTACTGCACCTCGTTAAGAAGCACGGTTTGGAGGTCGTCGCATGA
- a CDS encoding AAA family ATPase encodes MNADILKRVVRAIADGSQSDLDRLAEKIVETERKTGHVRLAEQLEAILKQSKTKRAPLPPAPSANIERTLKELPMSRRHGETLATLIPHDQLEHHMVLPDAVEQRFSRIEAEYAARDRLRTFGLKPRKTVLLYGPPGCGKSLGAKRLAWNTGLPLMKVRFDVLISSFFGESAQNLRSIFSSAREKPCVLLLDECDFIARSRTASKDIGEVSRIVNSLLQLMEEYDAPGLLVATTNLESALDPALFRRFDDVFAIPLPGKAEIEKLLKMTLSSVRMDRPIAWEPLIAKLEGSSAAMVVKAAQDAAKAAVLAGRPSLSQDKLLRAVEELQRHDAAQRA; translated from the coding sequence ATGAACGCCGATATTCTGAAACGAGTAGTGCGAGCCATTGCCGATGGTTCGCAATCCGACTTGGATCGGCTCGCCGAAAAAATCGTCGAAACAGAGCGCAAGACAGGCCACGTCAGACTGGCTGAGCAGCTAGAGGCAATCCTCAAGCAGTCTAAGACAAAGCGTGCACCGCTACCCCCCGCTCCGTCAGCAAACATTGAGCGCACGCTCAAAGAACTGCCAATGAGCCGGCGCCACGGGGAGACGCTTGCCACGCTCATCCCGCACGACCAGTTGGAGCACCACATGGTGCTGCCCGATGCTGTCGAGCAACGTTTCTCTCGCATCGAAGCCGAGTACGCAGCGCGCGACCGGCTGCGTACCTTCGGACTTAAGCCCCGCAAAACCGTGCTGCTCTACGGCCCGCCAGGCTGCGGCAAATCGCTGGGCGCTAAGCGGCTGGCTTGGAATACTGGCTTGCCACTCATGAAGGTGCGCTTCGACGTGCTGATATCATCCTTTTTCGGCGAGTCAGCCCAGAACCTCCGATCCATCTTCAGCAGTGCCCGCGAAAAACCCTGCGTGCTGCTGCTTGACGAATGCGACTTCATTGCACGTTCGCGCACGGCCTCCAAGGACATTGGCGAGGTTTCGCGCATCGTTAATTCGCTGTTGCAGCTAATGGAAGAGTACGACGCCCCCGGCCTGCTTGTCGCGACGACGAACCTGGAGTCCGCGTTGGACCCGGCGCTGTTCAGACGCTTCGACGATGTGTTCGCCATCCCGCTGCCCGGGAAGGCCGAGATCGAAAAGTTGCTGAAGATGACGCTGTCTAGCGTACGAATGGACAGGCCCATCGCCTGGGAGCCTCTGATCGCCAAACTCGAAGGCTCATCGGCCGCGATGGTCGTGAAGGCCGCCCAGGACGCCGCCAAAGCTGCAGTGCTAGCCGGCCGCCCATCCCTGTCGCAAGACAAGCTACTCAGGGCCGTCGAGGAGTTGCAACGGCATGATGCGGCACAAAGGGCGTAA
- a CDS encoding S8 family peptidase, whose amino-acid sequence MPGTHNFEHLPLLLRYQGKARLRGGGDPSPQTLANKGTQRQAHSVALDTAAQALITNWHARKAQRQAAGPALPDIPAGIPILLQIDTGLDLDALRAKFQFEIVAEQEDGYVIVASEDIQLTAFRNMAQGFAVTVHGSATIAEVHTLFDDPDQTDRLGRILSDQLMASWGTIDEDQLYIVDIGIACAGTQEIPPHPVRGKRATDAQWAAKEYEWSQSRASAYIEWDDIKIERETSIQKFTEFYQAEILHMKDSADFDAGVLPDSFTVRLKISGKGLKDFVLNYPYIFEVVEPEDIALPQNQGQQGAQAALAVAPVAPDADAPAVCIIDSGIQEAHVLLQPSIDQATSHCFLPGQAATAVADEVAPGGHGTRIAGAVLYGEDVPAAGAPQLPFWIQNARVLDVQNAMPVELFPPEALRMAVERFNDGPRQTRIFNHSINARSSCRTRYMSSWAAEIDQLCNERDVLIVQSAGNLPLQGTPPFLGIADHLTAGRDYPAYLAENSARIANPGQSLQALTVGSIAYNAAEQGAWRTFANKPASPSAFSRTGPGIWNVIKPEVVEYGGDAARTNNAPPDLQAGGVIPAACPHLVRSTLHGPGPAADRDTAGTSFAAPKVARIAAQVQRVLPAEPALLYRALVVQSAQWPAWAEDLLTRLRNPPPGMTPLEKQALFASASSAFRSLGFGVPDAARATTNTDHRTTLITSGETGIHAGECHIYQVPIPAELRQQADEFDIRIDVTLSYVAQPRRTRRNLRRYLSTWVDWKASRLGEGVHDFRVRAMKDAANGEAPLPGTTLPWVLHDKPQDGLIRDFKRNSGTVQKDWAVVRSNSLPDHFCIAVVGHQGWSRDPDSTARYVLAVTFEILGGEIAIYEPLRVAIAELQAQTEADIEGNEVEVEVEATE is encoded by the coding sequence ATGCCGGGAACACACAACTTTGAACACTTGCCACTGCTTCTGCGCTACCAAGGCAAGGCACGCCTGCGCGGAGGCGGCGATCCGTCGCCACAAACTCTAGCCAACAAGGGAACGCAACGCCAAGCGCACAGCGTTGCCTTGGACACCGCGGCTCAGGCACTCATTACGAACTGGCACGCCCGCAAGGCGCAGCGCCAAGCGGCAGGCCCGGCGCTCCCGGACATTCCCGCAGGGATTCCCATCCTGCTGCAGATTGATACCGGCCTCGATCTCGACGCGCTGCGCGCCAAGTTCCAATTCGAGATCGTGGCCGAGCAGGAAGACGGCTATGTGATCGTGGCGTCAGAAGACATTCAGCTGACGGCGTTCCGCAACATGGCCCAAGGGTTTGCTGTCACCGTGCACGGCTCCGCGACCATCGCCGAGGTCCACACGCTATTCGACGATCCCGACCAGACGGACCGGCTGGGTCGCATCCTTTCCGACCAGTTGATGGCGTCGTGGGGCACCATCGACGAAGACCAGCTCTACATCGTTGACATCGGCATCGCCTGTGCAGGCACTCAGGAAATTCCGCCGCATCCGGTACGCGGCAAGCGCGCGACCGACGCACAGTGGGCGGCCAAAGAGTACGAGTGGTCGCAGTCGCGAGCCAGCGCCTACATCGAGTGGGACGACATCAAGATCGAACGCGAGACTTCCATCCAGAAGTTCACCGAGTTCTATCAAGCCGAAATCCTACATATGAAGGACAGCGCCGACTTCGACGCCGGCGTCCTGCCGGACAGTTTCACGGTGCGGCTGAAGATCTCGGGCAAGGGTCTGAAGGACTTCGTCCTCAACTATCCCTACATCTTCGAGGTCGTCGAACCGGAAGATATCGCGCTGCCCCAAAACCAGGGCCAGCAAGGCGCACAAGCGGCACTCGCAGTCGCGCCGGTCGCACCCGATGCCGACGCGCCCGCCGTCTGCATCATCGACAGTGGCATCCAAGAGGCGCACGTCCTGTTGCAGCCAAGCATCGACCAAGCCACGTCCCATTGCTTCCTGCCAGGTCAAGCCGCGACGGCCGTCGCTGATGAAGTGGCGCCCGGCGGCCACGGCACGCGCATCGCAGGCGCCGTGCTTTACGGCGAGGACGTGCCGGCCGCCGGCGCACCGCAACTACCTTTCTGGATTCAGAACGCCCGCGTGCTCGACGTCCAGAACGCGATGCCGGTCGAGTTGTTCCCGCCCGAAGCGCTGCGCATGGCAGTCGAACGCTTCAACGACGGCCCGCGCCAGACTCGCATCTTCAATCACTCGATCAACGCGCGCAGCTCCTGCCGCACGCGCTATATGTCATCCTGGGCGGCCGAGATCGACCAGTTATGCAACGAGCGGGATGTGCTCATCGTGCAAAGCGCCGGTAACCTGCCGCTGCAAGGCACTCCGCCATTCCTGGGCATCGCCGACCATCTGACCGCAGGCCGAGACTATCCAGCTTATCTCGCCGAAAACTCGGCGCGCATCGCCAACCCGGGCCAAAGCCTCCAGGCGCTGACCGTTGGCTCGATCGCCTATAACGCGGCCGAGCAAGGGGCATGGCGTACCTTCGCCAATAAGCCCGCGAGCCCCTCGGCATTCTCCCGGACAGGCCCCGGCATCTGGAACGTCATCAAGCCTGAAGTTGTGGAGTATGGCGGCGATGCCGCACGCACAAACAACGCACCGCCCGACCTGCAGGCGGGTGGCGTCATCCCTGCCGCATGCCCCCATCTTGTCCGCTCGACGCTGCATGGTCCCGGACCCGCAGCGGACCGCGACACTGCCGGCACCTCTTTTGCAGCCCCCAAGGTCGCGCGCATTGCAGCCCAAGTGCAGCGTGTCTTGCCCGCTGAGCCTGCACTCCTTTACCGCGCACTTGTCGTGCAATCGGCACAGTGGCCGGCGTGGGCTGAAGACCTGCTAACACGTTTGCGCAATCCGCCGCCCGGCATGACGCCTCTGGAAAAGCAGGCCCTATTCGCATCGGCGTCCAGTGCTTTCCGCAGCTTGGGTTTCGGAGTACCGGATGCTGCACGAGCAACCACCAACACCGACCATCGAACGACGCTCATCACGAGCGGAGAGACCGGAATACATGCCGGTGAGTGTCACATCTATCAAGTGCCCATCCCCGCCGAACTGCGTCAGCAGGCCGATGAATTCGATATCCGGATTGACGTGACCTTGTCGTACGTCGCCCAGCCGCGGCGCACGCGCCGCAACCTGCGCCGGTATCTCTCAACTTGGGTGGATTGGAAAGCCAGCAGGCTGGGGGAGGGGGTGCATGACTTTCGCGTGCGCGCTATGAAAGATGCGGCAAACGGCGAGGCGCCGCTGCCTGGCACCACGTTGCCTTGGGTGCTGCATGACAAGCCCCAGGACGGCCTGATCCGTGACTTCAAGCGCAACAGCGGAACAGTGCAGAAAGACTGGGCGGTCGTCCGCTCGAACAGCCTACCCGACCACTTCTGCATCGCCGTGGTGGGTCATCAGGGATGGAGCCGTGACCCCGACTCGACGGCGCGCTATGTACTCGCGGTAACCTTTGAAATCCTGGGCGGCGAAATCGCAATCTACGAACCGCTGCGCGTAGCGATTGCCGAGCTTCAGGCCCAGACCGAAGCCGACATCGAGGGCAACGAGGTCGAAGTGGAAGTCGAAGCTACTGAGTGA